In the Dysidea avara chromosome 14, odDysAvar1.4, whole genome shotgun sequence genome, CCCTCACCAGCCATATTGGGGGCTGTAATCGCAAACCATGTTCAGAAATATCATGCTCAATATCCTAAGCTCGTTCACTCTTTGAATCAATCATTGTACGTTGATGACCTGATTACAGGTGCTGATACTGTAGAATCTGGGTTGTCTATATATCATGCAGTTAAAGGACTGATGGCTGAAGGCAGCTTTAACATTCGAAAATGGCATTCAAACTCACCTCAATTGATGGAGAAGATTAGTCAGTTTGAACAAGGTAATGAAAGAGATTCCCCAATGGCACAAACATTACCAACAGGTACTGAACCTGAATCTAAGATACTTGGGGTGGCTTGGAATACCCACAGTGATGAGCTCAGCTTCTGCTTAAGTGAGCTAGTACAGTATGCCACAAGTTTTCCTGTGACAAAACGATCTGTTCTACGCATTACTGCCAGTATTTTTGATCCTTTAGGGCTCTTGGCACCCTTTGTCATAAAGTTAAAGATGTTATTTCAGCAACTTTGTCAAGACCAATTACGGTGGGATGATAATCTTCAAGGTAAATTGTTACACAAATGGAAATCCATACTTGGGTTACCATGCCTAGATGTCTTTTCAAGGCCAAGCTAAAGCCTGTTAAGGTTCAAATTCATGGATTCAGTGATTCCTCTGATCTAGCATATGCTGCTGTTCTGTACATGAGGTCAATTTATGATGATGGGAGTGTGGAAGTGAGAGTCATTGCAGCCAAGACCAAGGTAACTCCCTTGAAGAAACAATCTATACCTCGACTAGAGCTACTTGGTGCACTGACATTAGCCAGACTCAGCAATACAGTGCTACCGCTTCTCCCTAATCCAAAGGAACTTTATCTGTGGGTAGACTCTACGACTGTTTTGTATTGGATTCGCAACGACAAGATTTGGAAGCAAAACGTACAACACCAAGTTGAAGAAATCTGCCAACTCACATGTCATGAGAGTTGGAGACATTGCCCAGGCTCAATTAATCCAGCAGATTTGCCATCCAGGGGAGTTGATGCACAAGAGCTGTTCTTTGTGGTGGAAAGGCCCACCGTTTCTCCAATCTTTAGATGCCCAATGGCCAATTAATCCTGTACAGGAGATGAATGACGAGGTGCAGACTGAGTTGGTAAAAAATCAACTCCAGATTACATCATCACTTGTGAACACATCAGGAAATTCCCAGCTGAGTATTGAAGAAATAATTGATATCAATCGATACAGCAATTTAAACCGCTTGTTAAGAGTAACTTCCTATGTAATACGTTTTATCAATCTGTGTAGATCACGGGGTAACACTCC is a window encoding:
- the LOC136244097 gene encoding uncharacterized protein, yielding MDQLPSAESWNIDCPFSESEEDRLLTAVKRFWEGVSVGTCEQAKISDHDSSEPILQLRSIITKQDRATTKVRVVYDGSAKSKDGGFSLNDCLQTGPNLIAKLLNVLVKFRSYSIALTADIEKAFLMVRISEHDRDSLRFLWLTDPFNVDSAIIHYRFTRLVFGLWPSPAILGAVIANHVQKYHAQYPKLVHSLNQSLYVDDLITGADTVESGLSIYHAVKGLMAEGSFNIRKWHSNSPQLMEKISQFEQGNERDSPMAQTLPTGTEPESKILGVAWNTHSDELSFCLSELVQYATSFPVTKRSVLRITASIFDPLGLLAPFVIKLKMLFQQLCQDQLRWDDNLQAYAAVLYMRSIYDDGSVEVRVIAAKTKVTPLKKQSIPRLELLGALTLARLSNTTLRLFCIGFATTRFGSKTYNTKLKKSANSHVMRVGDIAQAQLIQQICHPGELMHKSCSLWWKGPPFLQSLDAQWPINPVQEMNDEVQTELVKNQLQITSSLVNTSGNSQLSIEEIIDINRYSNLNRLLRVTSYVIRFINLCRSRGNTPPTLAVTTTEKNEVEALWIKAVQHKSIYIEFSYLKESTSSPPLCVEQFGLYLDDGITKCKGRINNSTLSLQSRNPILLPSSHRFTELLILQSHSKAQHSGVNDTLVLLRERYWILKGRQAERKVAM